Proteins co-encoded in one Myotis daubentonii chromosome 8, mMyoDau2.1, whole genome shotgun sequence genomic window:
- the SMOX gene encoding spermine oxidase isoform X2: MQSCESSGDSADDPLSRGLRRRGQPRVVVIGAGLAGLAAARALLEQGFTDVTVLEASSRIGGRVESVKLGHSTFELGATWIHGSQGNPIYHLAEANGLLEETTDGERSVGRISLYSKNGVACYLTNHGRRIPKDVVEEFSDLYNEVYNLTQEFFRHGKPVNAESQNSVGVFTREEVRNRIRNDPEDTEATKRLKLAMIQQYLKVESCESSSHSMDEVSLSAFGEWTEIPGAHHIIPSGFMRVVELLAEGIPAHVIQLGKAVRCVHWDQASGRPRGPEIEPRGEGDHNHNAGEGGQGGREPQGRGPDEEELWPVLVECEDCEVIPADHVIVTVSLGVLKKQHASFFCPGLPAEKVAAIHRLGIGTTDKIFLEFEEPFWGPECNSLQFVWEDEAESRTLTYPPELWYRKICGFDVLYPPERYGHVLSGWICGEEALVMEKCDDEAVAEICTEMLRQFTGNPNIPKPRRILRSSWGSNPYFRGSYSYTQVGSTGTDVEKLAKPLPYTESSKTAPMQVLFSGEATHRKYYSTTHGALLSGQREAARLIEMYRDLFQQGT; encoded by the exons ATGCAAAGTTGTGAATCCAGTGGCGACAGTGCGGATGACCCTCTCAGTCGTGGCCTGCGGAGAAGGGGACAGCCTCGCGTGGTAGTGATCGGTGCCGgtttggctggcctggctgcagccAGAGCACTTCTGGAGCAGGGCTTCACGGATGTCACTGTGCTTGAGGCTTCTAGCCGCATCGGAGGCCGTGTGGAGAGCGTGAAACTCG GACACTCGACCTTTGAGCTGGGAGCCACCTGGATCCATGGCTCCCAGGGGAATCCCATCTATCATCTAGCAGAAGCCAATGGCCTTCTGGAAGAGACAACTGATGGGGAGCGCAGCGTGGGCCGCATCAGCCTCTACTCCAAGAATGGCGTGGCCTGCTACCTTACCAACCACGGCCGCCGGATCCCCAAGGACGTGGTTGAGGAATTCAGCGATTTATACAACGAG GTCTATAACTTGACCCAGGAGTTCTTCCGGCACGGTAAACCAGTCAATGCTGAGAGTCAGAACAGCGTGGGGGTGTTCACCCGGGAGGAGGTGCGCAACCGCATCCGGAACGACCCTGAGGACACGGAGGCCACCAAGCGCCTGAAGCTCGCCATGATCCAGCAGTACCTGAAG GTGGAGAGCTGCGAGAGCAGCTCGCACAGCATGGACGAGGTGTCCCTGAGCGCCTTCGGGGAGTGGACGGAGATCCCTGGCGCCCACCACATCATCCCCTCGGGCTTCATGCGGGTTGTGGAGCTGCTGGCCGAGGGCATCCCGGCCCATGTCATCCAGCTGGGGAAAGCCGTCCGCTGTGTGCACTGGGACCAGGCCTCGGGCCGCCCCCGGGGTCCCGAGATCGAGCCCCGTGGTGAGGGTGACCACAATCACAACGCCGGCGAGGGcggccagggaggcagggagccgCAGGGGCGCGGGCCGGACGAGGAGGAGCTGTGGCCGGTGCTGGTGGAGTGCGAGGACTGCGAGGTGATCCCGGCCGACCATGTGATCGTGACCGTGTCGCTGGGCGTGCTCAAGAAGCAGCACGCCAGCTTCTTCTGCCCGGGCCTGCCCGCCGAGAAGGTGGCTGCCATCCACCGCCTGGGCATCGGCACCACCGACAAGATCTTCCTGGAGTTCGAGGAGCCCTTCTGGGGCCCCGAGTGCAACAGCTTACAGTTTGTGTGGGAGGACGAGGCGGAGAGCCGCACCCTCACCTACCCGCCCGAGCTCTGGTACCGCAAGATCTGCGGCTTCGACGTCCTCTACCCACCCGAGCGCTACGGCCACGTGCTGAGCGGCTGGATCTGTGGGGAGGAGGCCCTCGTCATGGAGAAGTGCGACGACGAGGCGGTGGCCGAGATCTGCACAGAGATGCTGCGGCAGTTCACAG GGAACCCCAACATTCCCAAACCTCGGCGAATCCTGCGCTCGTCCTGGGGCAGCAACCCTTACTTCCGAGGCTCCTATTCGTACACGCAGGTGGGCTCAACGGGGACCGACGTGGAGAAGCTGGCCAAGCCCCTGCCATACACCGAGAGCTCCAAGACCGCG